The DNA region CTGATGAAAAGCCTCGCGATCTCCGAGCGCGAGGGGTTGGTCCGCTACGTCAGCCAGCAGGTTTATTATTCGCTGCTTCACCGTGACACGGAGAACGAGCTGATTCCGCTGAGCCTGGATCAGGGTGTCGGTATCCTGGTTTGGAGCCCGCTTTCTTTCGGTCTGCTCGGCGGCCGCTACCGCCGCGGCGCGCCGCAGCCCGATAACACGCGCCTGGCTAACATGGAGGCTCCCGGCACCGTGGACTGGGAGCGCCTCTTCCGCATTGTAGAGACGCTCGACGCCATTGGCCGGGAACGGGGCAAAAGCGTGGCGCAAGTGGCGCTTAACTGGCTCCTGCGCCGGCCCGCAGTTTCCAGCGTCATCATCGGCGCGCGTAACGAGGCGCAGTTGCGGGATAACCTGGGCGCCGTCGGCTGGAGCCTCTCGGAAGCGGAGGTTCGCCGGCTGGAAGCGGCCGGCGACTTGCCGGAGCCTTACCCTTACTGGCACCAACACAAATACGCGTCCGATCGCAATCCCTTGATCGCCCGCAATTACGTGGGGTGAATTGGGATTGAGGATACGCCCGGCTCCCTCGGCAGGCCGTCCGCGGGCGCCGTGGTTTTCCCGCGATTCAGGAAAAAGAGATTCCAGTGCGCCCGGGTGCTCAGGCAATGAATGGGAGGACCTGCTCCGGGGCCGGTATCCTGGACGTTGACCGCTGCCGTAAGGTTCGGCGCCCTGACCCGCGGAGTCTCCCGCTCCCCGATAAAGACGGCCTGCTTCCTACACATTCGCTTTGGAAGCATGCTTGACAGACCAAACGTTTGGCTTTTATTGACCTGGTCAAGAGGCAAGACCAGTTTTCCGATCAGGCCTTTTCTTGACAGCTGTTTCCCCAAGCTGACTGGCTTTTATGATTCCTCCGAGGTTCGCCGTGCGGATAAAGGGCTTCGGCAAGTGCCATGCCTCGTTACCCAACTTTTCACGAATCCAAAGGTCATGCTGCCCCTTCAAGAATGACGATCCAGGGCAAGCTGCGTTTCTACCCGTCGAAGCCCCCTCAGACATCCCTCTATGAACCCCTCGCCTTCCTTGCCTCTGAACCCTGACGGCCTGACCCGCCGCGGTTTCCTTACCCTCAGCGCCAAGTCCTCTGCGGCTTTGCTTTTACTTCGTTCGGCGTCTTCGGCCGCAGCGGCCCAGAAGGGCGCGCTTAGTTGGTTTATGTGGGGCAACACCGATCCGGAAATCAACCTCTGGAAGGAAATCGCCGGCATCGCCCATAAGCAAGACCCGAACCTCCAGATCGACCTGACCACCGCAGGTTGGGGCGATTACTGGACCAAAATGACGATGGAGGCCGCTTCGGGGGGCATGCAGAACATCGTTTCCATTCAGAGCCAGCGAACTCCCCAATTCGCGTCCGCATTCCAGCCGCTCGATCCGTTGGTCAAGGCACAGAATTTCGACCTCAAGGCGTTCGATGCGACGATCCTGCAGGCATTGACCTTCGACGGGGCCTTGCGCGCGTTACCCTATGACTTTGGGCCCCACATCATCTTCTATAATAAAGACCTGTTCAAACGCGACAACGTCCAGGAACCCAAAGCGGACTGGACCTATGACGAGTTTCTGCAGACGGCTAAGAAGCTAACCCACGGTAACCAATACGGCTTCGCCGCGTTTCCTTACCCGGACTTCTGTTTCCCGTTTATCTTGTCGGACGGGGCCACTTACCTGAACGCTCAAGGCGAGATTGACGTCGTCAACGCCGCTTTCGTTAAGGCGTATGACGCCTACGCGGCGCTCGTCCACCAACTCCACGTTGCGCCGCCGCTGCCCGCCACGCAAGATGCCAACACGGGGTGGTCCTTATGGACGGCGGGCAACGCGGCGATGGTGGTCTCGGGCCCCTGGGACGTCGTCAACGCAAAAAGCTCTGCGAAGTTTGAGTTCGGACTGGCGAGGATCCCTAAAGGCAGCAAGGGTTCGATCACCGTCGTAGGCGGCTCAGGTTTTGGCATTTCGTCCTCCGCCAAGGACCGGAACCTGGCGTTCAAGGCGATCGCGGCATTGACCAGCGACGAGGCCGAGGAACGCCTGGCCAGCGCCGGCCGCGCTTTTCCCGCGCGGAAAGCCCAACAGCCCTCCTGGTACAAGAACGCCCCGCCCGGCAGCGAGGAGATACTCAACAGCACCCTCAACGGCGGCGTGGTCCCGTTTAAGACCACGCCAAACTGGCAACAATTTAACCTTCTCTTCGTGCAATATGGGATTCCGGTGATGAACGGGCAAACGCCGGCGGCCACTGCCCTGCAGCAGGTGCAAGCGCAAGTTTCGTAGGAAGCGTCGTCCCTATGCCCTCCTCGCCTTCCAAGGCGGTGTCGCCTCACAGCAGTATCCCTGCGGAACGCCACCGCCGGGGCGCTAAACCCCGGAAATCCAGCACCGATTACACGAAGGCCTCTACCGTGCTCGCCTTTTTGCTGCCGAACGGGCTCGGATTCCTTGGGTTCACGCTGCTACCCCTGCTGGCTGCGTTGGTCATCAGTTTTTTTAGCTGGCCGGTGCTTGGACAGCACAGGTTCATTGGACTGGAAAACTACATCAGACTTTTCACCAAAGACCCGGTCTTCTTCCGCGTTTTCCTCACCACGCTCTATTTTGTCATCGGGTACGTGCCGTTAAATCTCGTCTTGGCGGTGGCCGTCGCCGTGTGGTTGAACAGCGGCATTCGAGGCGGCAAGCTTTTCCGCCTCATTTTTTTTCTGCCCGTTTTCACCCCCATGGTCGCCAACGCGTTGGTCTGGCGACTGCTGTTGACCCCGCACGGGGTGGTTGACTACGCGTTAACCCTGTTTCACCTGCCTTCTCCCAACTGGCTTGGGTCGGACCGCTTGGCCATGCCCGCCATGGTTCTCATGTCAGTCTGGCAAGGGTTTGGCTACAACATGCTGGTCTTTTCTGCCGGGTTGCGTTCCATCCCGCGCCCTTTATACGAGGCAGCCGCCATCGACGGCGCGAAGCCGTGGACTCGCTTCCGGAGGATCACGCTCCCCCTGCTGACGCCCTCCATCTTTTTCGGTATGGTGATGACCTTCATCACCTCCTTTCAAGTGTTCGTTCAACCCTACGTGCTGACGGCTGGAGGGCCCGGGGTAAGCACGACGACCGTGGTCTATTACCTATACAACAACGGGTTCCAATACTTTAAAATGGGTTACGCCTCCGCCATCGGTTGGGTTCTGTTTGCCGTCATCATGGTGGCCACGGCGCTGCAGTTCGGGCTCCAAAAGCGATTCGTGCACTATGAAAGCTGACGCTGCCGCCGCCCGAGGGCTTTGGCCGTTTGCCTCGCAGACGGGGATGATTGTGCTCGCCGCGCTCTGGCTCTTTCCGTTCCTGTGGATGCTGAGTACCGCCCTTAAGCCCAATGCCGAGGTTTTTCAGTTTCCGCCAAGGCTGTTCGGTTCGTCCGTTCAATGGTCCAATTTCCCGGCTGCCTGGAACGTCGTTCCGTTTGGGCGGTTCATGTTCAACGGGTTGGTGGTGTCGGGGGTGGGCACGCTGCTGGTGCTGTTTACATCCATCCTTTCGGCTTACGCCTTCGCCCGGCTGCAGTTCTGGCGGCGCGAACAACTCTTCCTGATTTATTTGGGAACCCTGATGATTCCTCAAGAAGTCACGGTCGTGCCGTTATTTCTGCTGATGAAATCGCTTGGCTGGGTCAATACCTATCAGGCCTTAATTCTTCCTTCGGCCTTTACGGCGTTCGGGACGTTTCTGCTCCGTCAGTTTTTCCTTACCATCCCGCGGGATTTTGAAGAGGCCGCGCGCATCGACGGCGCCACCCGGTGGCAGATCCTCTGGACGGTGATCGTGCCGATGGCCCGGCCGGCAATCGCGGTTCTGGCGCTGTTTACCTTCATCGGTTACTGGAACAATTTTCTCTGGCCGTTAATCGTCGGCAATACCCGCGAAATGGCCACCGTCCCGGTGGGTCTCAACCTCTTTAACGGCCAACACGGCACCGAGTGGAACTACATGATGGCCGCGTCCACAATTTCGATTCTGCCGACGGCGATTCTCACGGTGGCGTTACAGAAATACATCATTGAAGGGATTTCCATTTCCGGCTTTGGCGGCCGCTAACGCCGGGCGCGCCAACCGTCCACCCTGCCCTGATAAGCTAAACCCAAGGACCTACATTGAAAGAAGCCGAATTACGCTTTCGTCAAATCCACCTCGACTTCCACACCAGCGAATGCATCGAGTCCGTTGGGTCGGGGTTCGACCCGGACGAGTTTGCCGAGACGCTGGCGAGAGCAAACGTCAACTCGATTACTTGCTTTGCGCGCTGCCACCATGGGTGGCTTTATTTTGACTCGAAAGCCTTTCCCGAACGCAGGCACCCTCACCTGCAGCAGGCGTTGCTTCCCCAGCAGATCGAGGCCTGCCACCGCCGCGGCATCCGCGTGCCGATCTACCTCACGGTCCAGTGGGATTATTACACAGCGACGCACCACCCGGAGTGGCTGGCCCAGGACGGCGAAGGCCGGGTGATCGGCACGCCCCCGTTCGAAGCGGGCTTCTACCAGACGCTGTGCGTGAACTCGCCTTACCGTGAATTCCTCAAACAGCACACGGCGGAAGTGTTGGATCAGTTCCCGACCGACGGCCTGTTTTTCGACATCGTATGGCCCGTCCCCTGCGCCTGCCGTTATTGCCGCGAAAAGATGCTTGCAGCCGGCATGGAACCCAGCGACGAAGCCGCCCGCAACCGGTTCGGCCTCGAGACCATCAATGAATTCAAGCAGGACATGACGCACTTCGTTCGCAAACGGAACCCGGAGTGCACGATCTTTTACAACGCGGGGCACGTCGGGCCTCGGCACCGGCCGGTCAAAGGAGCATACAGCCATTTCGAGCTGGAAACGTTGCCCAGCGGCGAGTGGGGTTACCTGCATTTTCCGGTGACGGTCCGCTACGCCCGAACCCTCGGGCTCGATTGCTTAGGGCAGACCGGCAAGTTTCACACCTCCTGGGGCGACTTTCACTCTTTCAAGAACCTGGCCGCCCTCCGCTTCGAGTGCCTCCGCATGCTGGCGCACGGCGCCAAGTGCCTGATCGGCGATCAACTCGCACCGGGCGGGCGCATCGACCCGGACGTTTACCGCTTGGTCGGCGAAGTCTACGGGGAAGTGGCGCGCAAGGAACCCTGGTGCGCCGGCGCGCAGGCCGTGACCGAAATCGGCGTGCTCACCCCGGAAGAGTTCACCGGCGGCGCGGTGGGCGTGCTGCCCGAGGCCCTGAAAGGCGCGACCCGGCTCCTTGAACAAGGGGGCCACCAGTTTGACGTGCTGGATTCGGCCAGCGATTTTTCCAAGTACCGCGTCCTGCTGCTGCCCGACCACATCACGGTCAACGAGGAACTGGGGCAAAAGCTGGAAGGCTACGTCGCAGGCGGCGGCAGCGTCATCGCCAGCTTCGCTTCCGGGCTGGACGAAACGCGGAGCCGATTCGCCACGGAACTCTTCGGGGTAACGCTCGCCGGTCCGGGCCCGCGCGACTCGAACGGCAACCTGGTTCGCGGCAAGCCGTTCGAACGCCATGACTACTGCGAGTACCTCCGGCCACAGGGAGAAATCGGCCGCGGCCTGCCGGCGACCGAACACGCCATGTACCGCCGGGGCATGGCCGTCGGGGCCGGGGCGGAAACCGAAGTGCTTGCGCCGATCGTCGGTTCGTTTTTCGACCGGACCTACCGCCATTTCTGTTCCCACCGGCAGACGCCCTCTTCCGGCCGGGAAGTCCAGCCCGGCATCGTCCGTAAAGGCCGCTGCATCTACTTTTCCAGCCCGATCTTCAGCCAGTACAACGACAACGCCCCGCGCTGGTGCAAGCAGTTGGTTCTGAACGCGCTCGAGCTTTTGCTCCCGGAGCCTCTGGTCCGACACGACGGGCCCGGCACGCTGCAGGTGACTCTCACTGAACAAGCGGGACAGGGTCGATGGATCCTGCACCTTTTACATTTTATTCCTGAGCGGCGAAGTGAAACGATGGACGTCATCGAAGACGTGATCCCGTTATTCAAAGTAAAGGTCCGGGTGAGGGTCCCTCGTTCCGTTCGCGAGGTGGCCGTGGTACCTGAAGCCGCATTGGTCCCCTTCCGCACGGAAGGCCCCTATGCGGTTTTCGAGATCGATCGAATCGACGGCCATACGATGGTTAGTCTGACGTTTGGTTAGCGTTTCGGGCGCAGGCGCAGAAGAAGGCGTGAAGGCGATTGCCGGCTGGGCGTTACACCGCGCCCGGAGTTTAGTTGACGAAAGGAAAGTTACTTTAGGCCTATGCAATACCGCGAACTAGGAAGCACGGGCATGGACGTATCGGTGCTCAGTTTCGGCGCATCGTCGTTCGGCGGCGTCTTCCACCCGGTGAATCTCGATCAATGCATCGAGACGGTGAGGGTTGCCCTGGACGGCGGCATTAATTTCATCGATGTCTCGCCGGCTTACGGGGAGACACTCGCAGAGACCAATTTGGGCAAGGCACTCCGCGGCATCCGCCGCGATCGATACTACCTCGCCACAAAAGTCGGGTCTTACAGTGAGGCGAAGGGCGACTACGATTACTCGGCGGGGCGCACCGAACGTAGCCTTCACGAGAGCCTCAAACGGTTGGACTTGAATTATGTGGACCTGATCCAATGCCACGACATCGACTTTGCGGATCACGATCAAATTGTGAACGAAACGCTTCCCACGTTACACCGCCTTAAGGGGCAAGGGTTGGCGCGGTTTGTCGGCATCACCGGCCTGCCGCTCAAGATTTTCCCGAGCATCCTTGATCGGGTCGAGCCCGGCACGGTCGATACGATCCTGTCGTTCTGCCATTACGAGTTAAACGACGACTCGCTGACCGACCTGATTCCCTACCTCAAGGAAAAAGGCGTGGGTATTATCAACGCATCGCCCACCGGCATGGGCCTGCTGACGCCGCAGGGCCCGCCCGCCTGGCACCCCGCCAGCAAGGCCATCGTGGAGGGTTGCCGCAAAACCGTCGAGTGGTGTCGGGCAAAAGGCATCGACATCATCAAGCTGGCGGTGCAATACTCGTGCTCGCACCCGGACATTGCCACCACGCTGGTAGGCACGGCGCAACCCGACGCCATTCGGGCCAACATCGCCTACGTCGACGAGCCGATGGACAATGGGCTTTTGGCCGAAGTGCTTGAGGTCCTTAAGCCGATCCACCGTTTTAACTTCACCCGCGGCCGTCCTGAGCACCGCGACCCGCTCGTGGGCAGCTAAACAAAGCTTTTGGGTGGCGTTTCCCCGGGTTGAACGTTCGGCGGGCCAAACCCATCTAAGAACTGATCCCCATGCTGAAGACCGGAATCCTTAACCCGCACCTTAATTCACTCTTGAGCCGCGTGCGCCACACCAACGCGCTCGTCATCGCCGACCGCGGCTTTCCATTTTGGCCTGGGATGGAGATCGTGGACCTTTCCCTTGTTGACGGCATCCCGACCGTTTTGCAAGTGCTCCTGGCCATCCGGACGAACTTTGTCATCGGCCAATCCTTCGTGGCGGAAGAGTTTTTCTCGAGCAACCCGGAGGAAACCCAATCCGCACTCGCCCATGCCCTCGAGGGCATCCCGATCACGCGCGAACCCCACGTGGCTTTAAAAAAACGGGTGCCTGACGCCATCGGTTTGATCCGGACTGGGGACGCCACGCCTTACGCCAACCTCATCCTTATTTCTGCTTGAATATGAAGACGATCCGCCTTGAGGAACCCGGCCGCCTTGCCCTCCTGTCTACCGAAGGGCCTCCGGCGCCTGCATCGATCCAGCCCGAGGAAGCGCTCGTGCGCGTTCACCGCATCGGCGTTTGCGGCACCGACATCCATGCCTTCAACGGCAGGCAACCCTTTTTCAATTACCCGCGAATCCTCGGTCACGAACTGGGCGTCGAGGTGGTGGCCGTGGGTAGTTCGACCACAAACGTGAAACCGGGCGACCGCTGTTCGGTTGAACCCTACCTCAACTGCGGCAACTGCATTGCCTGTCGCCGCGGTAAGCCCAACTGTTGCGTACA from Verrucomicrobiota bacterium includes:
- a CDS encoding carbohydrate ABC transporter permease gives rise to the protein MKADAAAARGLWPFASQTGMIVLAALWLFPFLWMLSTALKPNAEVFQFPPRLFGSSVQWSNFPAAWNVVPFGRFMFNGLVVSGVGTLLVLFTSILSAYAFARLQFWRREQLFLIYLGTLMIPQEVTVVPLFLLMKSLGWVNTYQALILPSAFTAFGTFLLRQFFLTIPRDFEEAARIDGATRWQILWTVIVPMARPAIAVLALFTFIGYWNNFLWPLIVGNTREMATVPVGLNLFNGQHGTEWNYMMAASTISILPTAILTVALQKYIIEGISISGFGGR
- a CDS encoding aldo/keto reductase, with translation MQYRELGSTGMDVSVLSFGASSFGGVFHPVNLDQCIETVRVALDGGINFIDVSPAYGETLAETNLGKALRGIRRDRYYLATKVGSYSEAKGDYDYSAGRTERSLHESLKRLDLNYVDLIQCHDIDFADHDQIVNETLPTLHRLKGQGLARFVGITGLPLKIFPSILDRVEPGTVDTILSFCHYELNDDSLTDLIPYLKEKGVGIINASPTGMGLLTPQGPPAWHPASKAIVEGCRKTVEWCRAKGIDIIKLAVQYSCSHPDIATTLVGTAQPDAIRANIAYVDEPMDNGLLAEVLEVLKPIHRFNFTRGRPEHRDPLVGS
- the rbsD gene encoding D-ribose pyranase, with the translated sequence MLKTGILNPHLNSLLSRVRHTNALVIADRGFPFWPGMEIVDLSLVDGIPTVLQVLLAIRTNFVIGQSFVAEEFFSSNPEETQSALAHALEGIPITREPHVALKKRVPDAIGLIRTGDATPYANLILISA
- a CDS encoding sugar ABC transporter substrate-binding protein; the protein is MWGNTDPEINLWKEIAGIAHKQDPNLQIDLTTAGWGDYWTKMTMEAASGGMQNIVSIQSQRTPQFASAFQPLDPLVKAQNFDLKAFDATILQALTFDGALRALPYDFGPHIIFYNKDLFKRDNVQEPKADWTYDEFLQTAKKLTHGNQYGFAAFPYPDFCFPFILSDGATYLNAQGEIDVVNAAFVKAYDAYAALVHQLHVAPPLPATQDANTGWSLWTAGNAAMVVSGPWDVVNAKSSAKFEFGLARIPKGSKGSITVVGGSGFGISSSAKDRNLAFKAIAALTSDEAEERLASAGRAFPARKAQQPSWYKNAPPGSEEILNSTLNGGVVPFKTTPNWQQFNLLFVQYGIPVMNGQTPAATALQQVQAQVS
- a CDS encoding aldo/keto reductase — encoded protein: METRPLGRSGLHVPVLALGTMTLGGGDFFKYMGDVQADEARRLLDVCLEAGLNLIDTADVYSQGASEQVVGAAIQGRRDQVLLATKGFGRMGPGVHDVGLSRQHLIKACEDSLRRLGTDYLDLYQVHTFDALTPVEETLRALDDLQRAGKVRYVGCSNFAGWHLMKSLAISEREGLVRYVSQQVYYSLLHRDTENELIPLSLDQGVGILVWSPLSFGLLGGRYRRGAPQPDNTRLANMEAPGTVDWERLFRIVETLDAIGRERGKSVAQVALNWLLRRPAVSSVIIGARNEAQLRDNLGAVGWSLSEAEVRRLEAAGDLPEPYPYWHQHKYASDRNPLIARNYVG
- a CDS encoding sugar ABC transporter permease, translated to MPSSPSKAVSPHSSIPAERHRRGAKPRKSSTDYTKASTVLAFLLPNGLGFLGFTLLPLLAALVISFFSWPVLGQHRFIGLENYIRLFTKDPVFFRVFLTTLYFVIGYVPLNLVLAVAVAVWLNSGIRGGKLFRLIFFLPVFTPMVANALVWRLLLTPHGVVDYALTLFHLPSPNWLGSDRLAMPAMVLMSVWQGFGYNMLVFSAGLRSIPRPLYEAAAIDGAKPWTRFRRITLPLLTPSIFFGMVMTFITSFQVFVQPYVLTAGGPGVSTTTVVYYLYNNGFQYFKMGYASAIGWVLFAVIMVATALQFGLQKRFVHYES
- a CDS encoding beta-galactosidase trimerization domain-containing protein — protein: MKEAELRFRQIHLDFHTSECIESVGSGFDPDEFAETLARANVNSITCFARCHHGWLYFDSKAFPERRHPHLQQALLPQQIEACHRRGIRVPIYLTVQWDYYTATHHPEWLAQDGEGRVIGTPPFEAGFYQTLCVNSPYREFLKQHTAEVLDQFPTDGLFFDIVWPVPCACRYCREKMLAAGMEPSDEAARNRFGLETINEFKQDMTHFVRKRNPECTIFYNAGHVGPRHRPVKGAYSHFELETLPSGEWGYLHFPVTVRYARTLGLDCLGQTGKFHTSWGDFHSFKNLAALRFECLRMLAHGAKCLIGDQLAPGGRIDPDVYRLVGEVYGEVARKEPWCAGAQAVTEIGVLTPEEFTGGAVGVLPEALKGATRLLEQGGHQFDVLDSASDFSKYRVLLLPDHITVNEELGQKLEGYVAGGGSVIASFASGLDETRSRFATELFGVTLAGPGPRDSNGNLVRGKPFERHDYCEYLRPQGEIGRGLPATEHAMYRRGMAVGAGAETEVLAPIVGSFFDRTYRHFCSHRQTPSSGREVQPGIVRKGRCIYFSSPIFSQYNDNAPRWCKQLVLNALELLLPEPLVRHDGPGTLQVTLTEQAGQGRWILHLLHFIPERRSETMDVIEDVIPLFKVKVRVRVPRSVREVAVVPEAALVPFRTEGPYAVFEIDRIDGHTMVSLTFG